The following are encoded in a window of Mycolicibacterium tusciae JS617 genomic DNA:
- a CDS encoding arginase family protein, with amino-acid sequence MADIELIGVPFDGYGRTGNQARAARVLRDAGLADAFDHHHVTEHDLELPEPDPARGASTGLINEAALLAMTDALNNRVGEAVAAGRFPVVYGGDCSSLFGIVTGLRDHIGDVGLVFVDGHEDTMPLDVSEDGEAANTEIGLLLGLTGRLLAGDLGDRLPALRHEQLVVLGPRDDAWRRQFNVGTLADSGVWLAPLAEVADDPAGAGRAAITELAGHVDRWWLHIDLDVLDPVEFPAQGLPDVEDEPGGLTWDQLTDLVVSLFGSPAHCAGASLAIYDPDQDHDRADARKIVGFVRNALARTTINP; translated from the coding sequence ATGGCAGACATCGAACTGATCGGGGTGCCCTTCGATGGCTACGGCCGTACCGGGAACCAAGCCAGAGCGGCCCGGGTACTGCGCGATGCGGGACTGGCCGACGCCTTCGACCATCACCACGTCACCGAGCACGATCTCGAACTCCCCGAGCCGGATCCAGCACGCGGCGCGTCGACCGGCTTGATCAACGAGGCCGCGCTGCTCGCCATGACCGACGCGCTGAACAACCGTGTCGGCGAAGCGGTCGCGGCGGGTCGATTCCCGGTCGTCTACGGCGGGGATTGCTCGTCGCTGTTCGGCATCGTCACCGGCCTTCGTGACCACATCGGCGACGTCGGGCTGGTGTTCGTCGACGGACACGAAGACACCATGCCGCTCGACGTGTCCGAGGACGGCGAGGCGGCCAACACCGAGATCGGCCTGCTGCTCGGTTTGACCGGCCGACTGCTGGCCGGTGACCTCGGCGACCGACTGCCTGCCCTACGGCATGAGCAACTCGTCGTGCTCGGGCCAAGAGACGACGCCTGGCGACGACAGTTCAACGTCGGCACCCTCGCCGACAGCGGGGTGTGGCTTGCGCCGCTCGCAGAGGTCGCCGACGATCCCGCGGGTGCAGGACGCGCCGCGATCACGGAATTAGCCGGTCACGTCGACCGGTGGTGGCTGCACATCGATCTCGATGTGCTCGATCCTGTCGAGTTTCCGGCGCAGGGCCTGCCCGACGTCGAGGACGAACCCGGCGGCCTGACATGGGATCAACTCACCGATCTGGTCGTATCGCTGTTCGGCTCCCCGGCGCACTGCGCGGGCGCCAGTTTGGCGATCTACGACCCCGACCAGGACCACGACCGCGCCGACGCACGCAAGATCGTCGGATTCGTTCGAAACGCCCTGGCCCGCACGACAATAAACCCCTAA
- a CDS encoding HAD-IIA family hydrolase: MRSTPQCWLTDMDGVLVREEHALPGAAEFLQRLVDKQRPFLVLTNNSILTPRDLSARLLRSGLTVPEASIWTSALATAAFLADQLPGGSAYVIGEAGLTTALHAVGYTLTDIEPDFVVLGETRTYSFTAITRAIRLILGGARFIATNPDATGPSAEGPMPATGSVAAMITKATGREPYFVGKPNPMMFRSALNRIEAHSENTVMVGDRMDTDVVAGIEAGLETILVLTGSTTVEDIERYPFRPSRVLPSIAEAIDLV; encoded by the coding sequence GTGCGCTCCACACCGCAGTGCTGGCTCACCGACATGGACGGCGTGCTCGTCCGCGAGGAACACGCGCTGCCCGGCGCCGCCGAGTTCCTGCAGAGGTTGGTCGATAAGCAACGCCCGTTCCTCGTCCTGACCAACAACTCCATCCTCACACCGCGGGACTTGTCGGCCCGGCTCCTGCGCTCCGGCCTCACTGTGCCCGAGGCTTCCATCTGGACGTCCGCGCTGGCCACAGCCGCGTTCCTGGCCGACCAGTTGCCCGGCGGGTCGGCTTACGTCATCGGCGAAGCGGGCCTGACCACTGCGCTGCACGCCGTGGGCTACACGCTCACCGACATCGAACCCGATTTCGTCGTACTCGGTGAGACGCGCACGTATTCGTTCACGGCCATCACCAGGGCGATCCGGCTGATTCTCGGTGGCGCGCGGTTCATCGCCACCAACCCCGACGCCACCGGACCGTCGGCCGAGGGACCGATGCCTGCCACCGGTTCGGTGGCCGCGATGATCACCAAGGCCACCGGGCGCGAACCGTACTTCGTCGGCAAGCCGAATCCGATGATGTTCCGCAGCGCGCTGAACCGGATTGAGGCGCACTCGGAGAACACCGTGATGGTCGGCGATCGGATGGACACCGATGTCGTTGCTGGTATCGAAGCCGGGCTGGAGACCATCCTGGTGCTTACCGGTTCGACCACGGTCGAGGACATCGAGCGCTACCCGTTCCGGCCCAGTCGCGTGCTGCCATCGATCGCCGAGGCGATCGACCTCGTGTGA
- a CDS encoding heme-binding protein — protein MFSRSVIGAGMIAGAMLFGSAATAAADPPNCTAADLAGVMAGVSAGTSSYLFTHPDVNAFFTGLKGKPRDQMTTDIQAYFDANPRVSDELRAVRQAAADFRDRCDVQMPEMPMG, from the coding sequence ATGTTCTCTCGTAGTGTCATAGGTGCCGGCATGATCGCGGGCGCAATGCTCTTCGGCAGCGCGGCGACGGCCGCTGCCGATCCGCCGAACTGCACGGCCGCCGACCTCGCTGGCGTAATGGCCGGCGTCTCCGCGGGTACATCCTCGTACCTGTTCACCCATCCGGATGTGAACGCGTTCTTCACCGGTCTCAAGGGCAAGCCCCGCGATCAGATGACAACCGATATCCAGGCGTACTTCGACGCGAACCCACGGGTCAGCGACGAGCTCCGGGCGGTCAGGCAGGCGGCGGCCGACTTCCGGGACCGGTGCGACGTACAGATGCCCGAAATGCCGATGGGTTAG